Genomic segment of Panicum virgatum strain AP13 chromosome 9N, P.virgatum_v5, whole genome shotgun sequence:
ggatcattagagcatgtttattgtaacattaatgtagcaatttaatatctaatcacgtcctaattaaggctcattagattcgtcttgcgatttacagtctatttttgtaatacgatttatttttttactacatttagtacactatACAAGCGGtttacaaaaattttatgttTTGCGTTTACAGGATTTAAACAAGACCTAGGTGCCGGGTGCTCATCTGATTACGCTACTTCAATTACGTACCTGCCCATAATATCACTCCGAAATTATGTGCAAATTCGTGCGAATCACTGCAGCTAGAAATTGCTTCCTGTCGCACGAAACTATCGCGTGAAGTCAACTAGAGGGCACACGGTTTGACGGTTAACGGTTTGATTCGATTCCACGCTTGGGAGTTTGAGAAGAGGAGAAGAATTGAAAAAAAGCAGAAACAATTTTGAAGCTTCCTTCGTTCTGCCTTCTCGAACACCGGTCTACTGCAAATCTCTAGGAAATTCATCAGATAAAAAAATTAAGCAGAAATCCGGACGCGAAAACCGATGCTATTAACGCTGACTGTTAAcccctctctctttcctctTCCCCAACCCAACTACCCGCACCCAGCCGGGCCAGAAGAGCACGCGACGCGAGGCGGCCcttcgcctcctccctctgatTGGCCCCGCCCCACCTCGCCTagctgccgcgcccgcgcccgcgccgccggggtGGGACCGGGAGCAGGAGGGAGGGCAGGTGGCGGCCGCGCCGAGGGGCCCCGATGGAGTGGGCGTCGGCGGCGTACACGGCCGCGGCGCTGGtgtgcgccgcggcggccaccgTGCTCGCGCTCGTGCACATCTACCGTCACCTCCTCCACTACGCCGAGCCAATCTACCAGCGATTCATCGTCCGCATGATCTTCATGGTCCCGGTAATGCTCCCCGTCCGGCGCTTATACCTAACCCTTTTTGCTcagcttccccccccccccccccccccccgcgccagATCTATCGCCGCTTTCGCGAAAAATCTCCTCTTTTTTGCGTGAATTTGGGGGCGCGTCGCAGTTATTAGCTGGAATAAGGCCTGGGTTAGGTGACTTTGCAGGAGTTCATTGCTTGCCCATGCGATTGGGTTTGTTTTACGCTCTAAGGTTTCAGTCGGTGTCTAAAGTGTCTTTTCAGGCGACTTACCCGTGAAAGCCAGGCTGTAACTGGAAATCGAAGTACCCACTGATAAATTTGCTGCAGCTTTGTGCGCCCTGTATGGAGCTTTATGCGATTTTGCCCTGGTTTTCTTTGATGTATGCAATTGATTGAATTCATTGTGGCTCTGGAGCTTGTGGTTTTGTCCTGAGTATGAGTTCATTAATTATACACCGAGTTCTGATAGGAATGTAGGTGCTTCCAGGCCAAATTATTTCTGTTGTTTGAGCATTAGAGGGTTTTGGATGGATAATGTGTTTAGATTCACCAGTGGTTGGGTCCGTAAATGAATTTGCTGTGCAGCTATGACAGTAATTATTTGGAAGAAGTAGAACTCCTACAACTTCTACTTTGGAAAATATGAACACTTGGTCATGTATTCATTTGCATCTCACCCTTGTGTCCCTTCGTTTATGTCTACAGGCTCTCCTTATATCTTTGCATATTTCAGTATATTAACCCAATAGGCATTCAATGTTCTGCAGGTATATGCTGTTATGTCATTCCTTTCCCTTATCCTCCCTGCAAACGCGATATATTTTAATTCTATTCGAGAGATGTAAGTCCTACTTGCATGCCAGATCTCTTTTTTCTCACTTTATATGGATTATTTAGTTCAGTGTGGGATTAATGGCTTGTACTTTTGCTTCCTGTTGAGACATGTAATATACTATTCCATGATTCCACCTATTTGTAGGCAACTAGCAAAAAGATAAGAACTAGCAGAAGCATGCAATCCAATTCATATGCGCTGTCAACATATCACTATCTCTGAACTGCTGATGGTCTTCGGTAATCTGCACTATAAATATGGTTAGCAGGGTTGATAATCTTTGATCATCTCTAGTAAATGGGTATCCAGTATGCTTTGTGGATAAGTTTGCATGCATCCAATTTGTTTGGAGATTGATGCGATCCCTTCGGAGTAGGCATCATAAATTCATAAGTGACGGAGATTACTCACACTTCTGTCTACTCATTATCTTTCTGTGAACAACATCAACATAAATGAAAACAAGGTGGAGCAAACGTAACAAAGTGATTTCTCTTTAAAATTGCAAAATGATCTTCACATGCATAGTTTGATAGTAAATTTATTTAATGCTTCTAATCTACTATGGTACTTGTCTTCATATGTCAACATATAAGCTAGATTCTTGCTGAGCTTATGGTTTAAAATTGTGCAGATTTTAGGTGTTGCTTACCTCTATATTTATATGTGAGTTTATGTTCTATTGGCTTTTTCACTGCAGTTACAGAAGTACGTCTTCAACTAATAATTGCAAAAAATTGTCTTCTGAAATGTCATATCTCATGTTCTTTCAGCTATGATGCTTGGGTCATCTACAATTTCCTCTCACTCTGCTTGGCATGGGTGGGAGGTCCTGGTGCTGTTGTGGTAAGTTTGAGTGGACGAACTCTGAAACCGTCATGGATTCTGATGACTTGTTGTTATCCAGCTATACCTCTCGATGGGTGCGTAAGTTTCCTTGGTGCATATTAGTAATTATCATAACAGTTTTTATACTTTTCTGTCCCATTGCACAATAATAGGTGATTAaattttgtgaatatatttTTGCCTCTGTTTCATGCGAGTGCTGTCTGAAAAAAATCTGATGATCTTGAACAGGCGTTTTATACGAAGATGCAAACAAGGCTGCTTGCAGTTTGTGATTCTCAAGCCTATTTTGGTTGTTATCACCTTCATACTTTACGCGAAAGGAAAATACAAGGATGGAAACTTCAGTGTCAACCAATCCTATCTGTACATAACTATCATATATACAATCTCATACTCAATGGCATTATATGCCCTCGCATTGTTCTATGCGGCGTGCAGGGATCTACTTCGGCCATATAATCCTGTCCCAAAATTCATAATGATCAAATCGGTTGTGTTTCTCACATATTGGCAGGTAAAGTACATAGTACTTAAATAATAGTTTTCCCTCTTTCCAGTACATAACAGTCAGCCTACCTGTTGTCTAAAGTAAATTTACAACTGTATCTCTGTGTGCAGTGTCTTTACTAagaaatttatatatataaacttCTTATTCTCTTGTATAATATATAACCAGTAGGGGCATACCCCTCCTGTttcatcaaaataaaatgattgGAGGTGTTATCCATGCAATAATTTGAAGCTTTTCCTTTCAGGGTGTCCTTGTTTTCCTTGCTGCAAAATCTCGACTTATCAAGAATGCTGATAAGGCTGCTGATCTCCAGAACTTTGTATTGTGT
This window contains:
- the LOC120692928 gene encoding transmembrane protein 184A-like, which gives rise to MEWASAAYTAAALVCAAAATVLALVHIYRHLLHYAEPIYQRFIVRMIFMVPVYAVMSFLSLILPANAIYFNSIREIYDAWVIYNFLSLCLAWVGGPGAVVVSLSGRTLKPSWILMTCCYPAIPLDGRFIRRCKQGCLQFVILKPILVVITFILYAKGKYKDGNFSVNQSYLYITIIYTISYSMALYALALFYAACRDLLRPYNPVPKFIMIKSVVFLTYWQGVLVFLAAKSRLIKNADKAADLQNFVLCVEMLIAAIGHLFAFPYKEYAGPNARPAGGFRESLLHALKFNDFYHDTVHQFAPTYNEYVLYNHNEGDNAQTKYPSGSTVPSGQGVELAGITVVASNSPVTSSVSSNQADQEETMTTPIKDKVDPPGGLYDLTDLLDVDLSNYPAKVPAITDVRKQ